A DNA window from Selenomonadales bacterium contains the following coding sequences:
- a CDS encoding manganese catalase family protein translates to MGDPIADLVANIYAEQGARVTYENLIAVCPDPCVKDVLRYLWEREVVHLQRFGEALNEVQEWMCKCKRVWNGADTAETV, encoded by the coding sequence CTGGGTGATCCGATCGCCGATCTTGTTGCCAACATCTATGCCGAGCAGGGTGCACGCGTCACGTACGAAAATCTCATTGCCGTCTGTCCCGACCCGTGCGTCAAAGATGTGCTTCGATATTTGTGGGAACGTGAAGTCGTCCACCTCCAGCGATTCGGCGAAGCACTCAACGAGGTGCAGGAATGGATGTGCAAATGCAAACGTGTATGGAACGGTGCCGATACGGCTGAAACGGTATAA